The genomic window AAGATCATCGCCGCCGCCCACACGCACTCGACCTACGGCAAAGCCTGGTCGACACTCGGCCGCAAGCTCGACACGCTGACGCAGGACACCTGTGTGTTTCATGACGACGTCGCGCTGTTCAGCGACTTCACCGGGATGGTGGTCGACGAGAGCGAAGGTCTGCGCATCGCGAAAGCATTGGGGGACCGCAAGGGCGCGATCCTGAAGAACCACGGCATCCTGACCGCTGGCCCGACCGTCGAGGCCGCCGCGTGGTGGTACATCGCGCTCGACAACGCCTGCCACACGCAACTGCTGGCCGAAGCTGCCGGTGCGCCGCAGCCGATCGACGATGCGGTGGCGCGTCATACGCATGGACAGATCGGCGGATCCGAAGGCGCGCTGCATTCGTTCGAGAGCCTGTTCGAAGGCCTGGTCGAAGCCGAACCAGAACTGCTGGATTGAAATCCGACATGACCCGCCACTGGACTTTGATTCCGACCCCGATCAATCGCCGTCGTGCGCTCCATGGCGTGGCAGCCGCCATCGCGCTACCGGCCCTTTCTCTCGGAGCGCAAACGCGTCCGTTGCTGAAAGCCGGCGACCAAAAAGGCGGCCTGCGCGCCTTGCTCGAAGCCGCCAACGCGCTCGACGGTGTGACCTACGACATTCAGTGGTCGGAGTTCCCCGCGGCTGCACCGTTGGCCGAAGCGCTCAACGCGCATGCGGTCGACCTCGGCCCCATCGGCGATGCACCGCTGGTCTTTGCGCTGGCGGCGGGCGCGCGCGTGAAGGCCATCGGTGTCAGTCGCTCGGATTCCTACGGCACGGCAGTGCTCGTGCGGCCAGACTCACCGTTGAAGACGGCGGCCGATCTCAGGAGCAAGAGCATCGCGACCAACCGCGGATCGATCGGGCACTACGTGGCGCTCAAGGGGATCATCCGGGCCGGCCTTAAGCCCGAAGACGTGACCTTTCGCTTCCTGGCCCCGCCCGATGCCAAGCTCGCGCTGACCCAAGGCTCCGTCGATGCTTGGGCGACGTGGGAACCGTATACCGCGCTGGCCGAAACCACGGGGCACTCACGCGTGTTGGTGAACGGTCGCAGCCTGCTGCCTGGTCTTGGCTTCGTCGCCGCGACCGAGTCGGCCATCGCCGCCAAGCGGCCAGTGCTGCAAGACTTCATGCAGCGCCTGACGCGAGCGCAACTCTGGTCGTACCGCAACGTCGATGCCTACTCGGCAACGATGGCACGCATCATCGGCATTCCGGTGGAGGCGGCCAGGCTGCAGTTCGAACGGCGCCAGCAGAAATGGGTCGCGGTCGATGCCAAGGTCATTTCCGACCAGCAGGGCACGGCCGATTTCTATCAGCAGGTCGGGCTCATCAAGCAGCACCTCGACGTCAGAGCCATCTTCGATCCGGGCTTCGAAGTTGTTGCAGGTTGAGCCAGCGACGCTTCGACTGAGCAAACGCCGCGGCGTAAGACGCGAACGCGGTGCCTGCCGCATGGTAGGCGGGCGAGTTGGGCCGCTGCGCTGCGCTTACTTGACCTGCTGCTTCTCGAGCTTGCGCGCCAGCGTGCGGCGGTGCATTCCGAGCCGCCGCGCGGTCTCCGAGATGTTGAAGCCGGTCTGTGCCAGCGTCTCGTGAATGCGCTCCCATTCGAGGGTCTTGATCGACGATGAGCGGTTGGTCAGTTCGACTTCGGCATTGCCCGCCGCTCGGCCGAAGGCGGCCTCGATGTCATCGGTGTTCGACGGTTTCGCCAGGTAGTAGCAGGCACCGAGCTTGATGGCCTCGACAGCGGTCGCGATGCTGGCGAAGCCGGTCAGCACCACGATGAGCATGTCGGGGTCGTGCGCATGCAGCGCGCGAACGCAGGCCAGGCCCGATGCTTCGCCGTTCAGCTTGAGGTCGACCACGGCGTAGCCGGGCGTTCGGCCCGACGTTTCGTCGTTGCCCTCATGACCATCGCCTTCCACCAGCGCAAGCGCCGAATCGAGGCTCGTCGCGAGCATCACAGCGTAGCCGCGCCGCTCGAAGGAGCGGCCGAGCGTCCGGGCGAAGGCGGCGTCGTCTTCGATGATGAGCAGCAGGCGTTCAGTTTCCATCGTCATCGTCGTGATCTTCTTCGTCTTCTTCTTCGAGGGTGATCGCTGCCAGAGGCAAGGTGATCGTCACCACGGCACCGCCTTCGGGCCGGTTGCGCGCCACCACGCTGCCACCCAGCGTGCGCGCCACGTTGACGACGAGGAACAGCCCGAGTCCGCCGCCGGTACGTCCCTTGCTCGACTGGTAAGGCTTGCCGAACTGGGCCAGCATTTCTCGCGGGAACCCGGGACCCGCATCGGTGACCGTCAACGTCAATGCGTTGGCTGCGACATCGTGCGTCACGTCCAGGCCCACGCCGTGCGGCGAAGCCTCGATGGCGTTGTCGAGGACGTTGCACACCATCTGCTTCAGGGCCGAGTCCGACACCATCGGCATGTCGGGCGCGAAGAGGTTGCGGTAGACGAAGACGCGGCTGTTGCGCGTGGTGCGCCACTCTTCGGCCAGGTCGTCGAGGAAGGTGCAGATGGTCGTCTTGACGGACGACTCGCCACGCGCTTCGCCGGCCGACAGCAGGATGCCGCTCACGATGGTCTTGCAGCGCTGCACCTGTGCCTGCATTTCGCCGACCTCCTGCAACAGCTCGGCATCGGCTGTGAAAGCCGGCATGCGCCGCCAGTCGCCGAGGATCACGGCCAGCGTGGCGAGCGGCGTGCCGAGTTCGTGCGCCGCACCCGATGCGAGCAGGCCCATGCGCACGATGTGCTCTTCTTCGGTGGCACGCTGGCGCAGGTCTGACAGCCGCGCATCGCGCTCGCGCAAATTGCCGTTGATGCGTGTGATAAAGACCACCAGCAAGCCCGCATTCAGCGCAAAGCAGATCAACATGCCCTGCAGGTACGGGCTGGACAGACCGTGGCTCAGGTCGGAGGAAAGCGGCAGGGGCCGGCCAAACACCGCAAGGCCGACGAAACACGCAGTGGTAATGCCGACCATCGTGCGGACGGACCACGCATCGAGCAGTACGGCTCCCAGGGTGACCTGCAGCAGGTACAGAAAAACAAAGGGATTGGTGACACCGCCGCTCAGGTAGAGCTGTGCAGTCAGGGCGCCGACGTCGACCAGCAGTGAGACGAAGAGTTCGGTCTTGGTGACCGCTCGCGGCACACGCCAGCGCAACAGGCTCGCAAGGTTGAACGCGGTGAGGCCGGCCAGCACGGCGAGCATGAGGTTAATCGGCAGACTGATGCCGAAGCCGTAGTACACGACTTCGATCGTGACAAGTTGGCCGACCACCGCGATCCAGCGCAACTGGATCAGCTGCTGCATGTTCTTCAAGCCGCTGGCATCGTCGAAACGTCCCGCACCGACAGCTTCCGTGGGGCTCGTCATGAGATCAGCCGAGGCGTGGTGTGCGTTCTTCGCGGACGAACCACCAGCCAGCGAGAGCGGTCATTAGCGCCAGCGCAAACCAGGTGAACACGTAGACCAGATGGTTGTTGTAGAACGCAATCACGGTGAGACCCGCGCGGGGCCATTGAAGGTCAGTCTCTGTCGACGGGGCATCTTCGTCGACAAAAAAAGGTGCTGCATCGGCCACGTTGCGCGCAGTCGCGATGGCCGCCACATCGCGCGAGAACCAGCGGTTAGCGGCAGGGTCGTTGTGTCTCAGGAAACCGCCACGGGGTTCGGTCATGCGCAGCAGGCCCGTGACATCGACCTCGCCGACGGATTCGGTGGTCTTGCGCTTTGCACGATCGACTTCGTCGGGTGGCACGAACCCGCGATTGACGAGGATCGCGCTACCGTCGGTGCGGCGCAAAGGCGTCAGCACCCAAAAACCGCTTCCGAGTTTGGTACTGGCTTGGACTAAAGTTTCGCGCTCGTACAGAAACTCTCCTCTGAGCTTCACGTGCCTGTACTCGTCATCGGAATTGTTCACTTCCGCCCACTGCGCCATTGTCGGCGGTGAGGTGGCAGGGAGGTGAACACGCTGGTTGACCCGTTCAATCAGATCGAGCTTCCAGGCCAATCGCTCTATCTGCCAGATGCCAAGCGCAATGAATCCGGCAAAAACCAGGAACGCGCAACTGGCCAGTGCAATTCGCTTCAAGGCATGTTCTTCATTTCCTGCATGGACGGCGGCATCATGTTGTAGTTCAGGTGGTACATCACCCAGATCGAGCCGCTGAGCGTGATCACGACCAGCACCAACGTGAAGACCAGCGCCAGCAACGACCACCCGCCTTCTGTCTTGGTGCTCATGTGCAGGAAGTAAATCATGTGAACGACGATCTGAACCGCAGCCAATGCAAGGATGACGAATGCCGTGGTGCTCGACTTGTCGAATACCTTGCCCATGACGATCGCGAACGGGATCGCAGTCAGGATGACCGCCAGCACGAATCCGGTCATGTACCCGTTGAATGTGCTGTGCGGACCACCAGCGTCGTCTTCGTGGTGTCCGTCGTGCGGTCCGTGAGGTGAAGTTGCTTCGATGTGTGCGCTCATTGCAGGGATCCCATCAGATAGACAAAGGTGAAGACGCCGATCCAGACGACGTCCAGGAAGTGCCAGAACATCGAAAGGCACATCAGTCGCCGACGGTTCTCCAGGATCAGGCCGCCGCGCGATACCTGGACCATGAGCGTCACGAGCCAGACGATACCGAAGGCCACGTGCAAGCCGTGCGTGCCGACCAGCGTGAAGAACGACGACAAGAATGCGCTGCGTTGGGGTCCAGCGCCTTCGTGGATGAGGTGCGCGAATTCATACAGTTCAAGGCCGATGAAGGCGGCGCCCAGCAGGCCGGTAACCGCGAGCCAGGCCAACACCGGTCGCAGCCGCTTGCGCTGCATCTCGAGCATGGCAAAGCCATAGGTGATGGACGACAGCAGCAGCATCGAAGTGTTCAGCGCCACCAGCGGCAGGTCGAACAGGTCTGCGCCCGAGGGGCCGGCGGCGTAGTTGCGGCCCAGCACCGCATAGACCGCGAACAGCACGGCAAAGATGAGGCAGTCGCTCATCAGGTAGAGCCAGAAACCGAGCAACGTGCCGTTTTCCGGGTGTACCTCTTCGGCTACGAAAAATCGCAGATTGGCGGGCGTACTGACTTTTTCAGCCATGGTGCCGGGCGGTGGGGAAACAGTGAACTCAGACATGGCTGGCCAGCAGTTGCGTACGTTCGCTTTCGATGCGGAAGACTTCGTCCGCACCGATGTAGAACTCGCGCTTGTAGTTGAAGGTGTGGCCGATGGCGACGACCACGATGGCAAGGAAGGACAGGGCGGCGAGTGGCCACATGTGCCAGATTGCCGCAAAACCGAATACCGCGCTGAGCCCGGCCAGAATGATGCCGGCGCCGGTGTTCTTGGGCATGTGGATGGGAATGAAGCCTTGCAGCGGCCGCACGTAGCCCCTCTTCTTCATGTCGGTCCAGGCATCGCCGTCATGGACTTGCGGCGTGAAGGCGAAGTTGTACGGTGGCGGCGGTGACGAGGTCGACCATTCGAGCGTACGGCCATCCCACGGGTCGCCGGTGGTGTCACGCAGTTTTGCGCGGTCGCGGAAGGTCACGTAGAACTGGATCAGCATCGACAGGATGCCGAGTGCGACCAGGAACGCGCCGAAGGCGGCGATCTGGAACCAGATCTGGAGTGACGGGTCGTCGAAGTGACTCATACGGCGCGTCACGCCCATCAGGCCCAGCACGTAGAGCGGCATGAACGCGAACCAGAAGCCGGTGATCCAGAACCAGAACGACACCCGGCCCCAGAACGGATCGAGCTTGTAGCCGGTCGCCTTGGGGAACCAGTAGTTGATGCCGGCAAACGCACCGA from Variovorax sp. PAMC28562 includes these protein-coding regions:
- the cyoD gene encoding cytochrome o ubiquinol oxidase subunit IV, with amino-acid sequence MSAHIEATSPHGPHDGHHEDDAGGPHSTFNGYMTGFVLAVILTAIPFAIVMGKVFDKSSTTAFVILALAAVQIVVHMIYFLHMSTKTEGGWSLLALVFTLVLVVITLSGSIWVMYHLNYNMMPPSMQEMKNMP
- a CDS encoding SURF1 family protein, whose product is MAWKLDLIERVNQRVHLPATSPPTMAQWAEVNNSDDEYRHVKLRGEFLYERETLVQASTKLGSGFWVLTPLRRTDGSAILVNRGFVPPDEVDRAKRKTTESVGEVDVTGLLRMTEPRGGFLRHNDPAANRWFSRDVAAIATARNVADAAPFFVDEDAPSTETDLQWPRAGLTVIAFYNNHLVYVFTWFALALMTALAGWWFVREERTPRLG
- a CDS encoding class II aldolase/adducin family protein produces the protein MSEVLFIDRGITRLKLNPNPQQKYWFDAPAVRPTVEAERRHRQERLAGAFRLFARFGFAQGLAGHITARDPELTDHFWVNPLGLHFSRIKVSDLLLVNAKGQTVIGDRPLNKAAFAIHAAIHEHNPKIIAAAHTHSTYGKAWSTLGRKLDTLTQDTCVFHDDVALFSDFTGMVVDESEGLRIAKALGDRKGAILKNHGILTAGPTVEAAAWWYIALDNACHTQLLAEAAGAPQPIDDAVARHTHGQIGGSEGALHSFESLFEGLVEAEPELLD
- the cyoC gene encoding cytochrome o ubiquinol oxidase subunit III gives rise to the protein MAEKVSTPANLRFFVAEEVHPENGTLLGFWLYLMSDCLIFAVLFAVYAVLGRNYAAGPSGADLFDLPLVALNTSMLLLSSITYGFAMLEMQRKRLRPVLAWLAVTGLLGAAFIGLELYEFAHLIHEGAGPQRSAFLSSFFTLVGTHGLHVAFGIVWLVTLMVQVSRGGLILENRRRLMCLSMFWHFLDVVWIGVFTFVYLMGSLQ
- a CDS encoding response regulator transcription factor, encoding METERLLLIIEDDAAFARTLGRSFERRGYAVMLATSLDSALALVEGDGHEGNDETSGRTPGYAVVDLKLNGEASGLACVRALHAHDPDMLIVVLTGFASIATAVEAIKLGACYYLAKPSNTDDIEAAFGRAAGNAEVELTNRSSSIKTLEWERIHETLAQTGFNISETARRLGMHRRTLARKLEKQQVK
- a CDS encoding ABC transporter substrate-binding protein, whose protein sequence is MTRHWTLIPTPINRRRALHGVAAAIALPALSLGAQTRPLLKAGDQKGGLRALLEAANALDGVTYDIQWSEFPAAAPLAEALNAHAVDLGPIGDAPLVFALAAGARVKAIGVSRSDSYGTAVLVRPDSPLKTAADLRSKSIATNRGSIGHYVALKGIIRAGLKPEDVTFRFLAPPDAKLALTQGSVDAWATWEPYTALAETTGHSRVLVNGRSLLPGLGFVAATESAIAAKRPVLQDFMQRLTRAQLWSYRNVDAYSATMARIIGIPVEAARLQFERRQQKWVAVDAKVISDQQGTADFYQQVGLIKQHLDVRAIFDPGFEVVAG
- a CDS encoding ATP-binding protein, with the protein product MTSPTEAVGAGRFDDASGLKNMQQLIQLRWIAVVGQLVTIEVVYYGFGISLPINLMLAVLAGLTAFNLASLLRWRVPRAVTKTELFVSLLVDVGALTAQLYLSGGVTNPFVFLYLLQVTLGAVLLDAWSVRTMVGITTACFVGLAVFGRPLPLSSDLSHGLSSPYLQGMLICFALNAGLLVVFITRINGNLRERDARLSDLRQRATEEEHIVRMGLLASGAAHELGTPLATLAVILGDWRRMPAFTADAELLQEVGEMQAQVQRCKTIVSGILLSAGEARGESSVKTTICTFLDDLAEEWRTTRNSRVFVYRNLFAPDMPMVSDSALKQMVCNVLDNAIEASPHGVGLDVTHDVAANALTLTVTDAGPGFPREMLAQFGKPYQSSKGRTGGGLGLFLVVNVARTLGGSVVARNRPEGGAVVTITLPLAAITLEEEDEEDHDDDDGN